From Planctomycetota bacterium, a single genomic window includes:
- the xdhC gene encoding xanthine dehydrogenase accessory protein XdhC, protein MRDWNLMEVMLDLRRTGTPFVETTLVEARGSTPADAGSRMIVTADGLLAGTVGGGRIEAKAIEFAQRMLADRAVPTQCVEWNLKNDVGMTCGGVVRVYFEASNLLDWKIVIFGAGHVTQALARLLVTMPCMVRCIDPRGEWLERLPAGVARTRTDDPPGEVEKLSDDCFVLCMTRGHKSDLPVLVEIFRENRVFAYLGVIGSASKAAVLRREIGEAGVPAQRVQFHCPIGLPIGSNHPSEIAVSIAAQLLEVRGRGIGRGSVDA, encoded by the coding sequence ATGCGTGACTGGAATCTGATGGAAGTGATGCTCGATCTGCGGCGGACGGGGACGCCGTTCGTGGAGACTACGCTGGTCGAAGCGCGCGGCTCGACGCCCGCCGACGCGGGGAGCCGCATGATCGTCACGGCCGACGGGCTGCTCGCCGGGACCGTCGGCGGCGGGCGCATCGAAGCGAAGGCCATCGAGTTCGCGCAGCGGATGCTCGCCGATCGGGCGGTGCCGACGCAGTGCGTTGAGTGGAATCTGAAAAACGATGTGGGCATGACCTGCGGCGGGGTCGTGCGGGTGTACTTTGAGGCGTCGAACCTGCTCGATTGGAAGATCGTCATTTTCGGCGCGGGGCATGTCACGCAGGCGCTGGCCCGGCTGCTGGTGACGATGCCGTGCATGGTGCGCTGCATCGACCCGCGCGGGGAGTGGCTGGAGCGCCTGCCGGCGGGCGTGGCGCGCACGCGCACCGACGATCCGCCGGGCGAAGTGGAGAAACTTAGTGACGACTGTTTCGTGCTCTGCATGACGCGCGGGCACAAGAGCGATCTGCCCGTGCTTGTCGAAATCTTCCGGGAAAATCGCGTATTCGCCTACCTGGGCGTCATCGGCAGCGCGTCAAAGGCGGCGGTGCTGCGACGCGAGATCGGCGAAGCGGGCGTGCCGGCGCAGCGAGTGCAGTTTCATTGCCCGATCGGGTTGCCCATCGGGTCGAACCATCCGTCGGAGATCGCGGTGAGCATCGCGGCGCAGCTTCTGGAAGTGCGCGGGCGGGGAATAGGTCGAGGGTCTGTTGATGCGTGA
- the xdhB gene encoding xanthine dehydrogenase molybdopterin binding subunit: MPTFGKPIPHDSATGHVTGSALFIDDCPPMSGELFVDFVGAPCASGVIKRIDVSKALSAPGVAAVLTHEDIPGRNLWGPIFHDEPILVADRISYLHQPVAIIAAESREAARAARSLVTIEVDEDKPILTIDEAIERESFLASPLKIERGDVESALASAPHTLSGVFRNKGQEQFYLESQAAIAYPGEDGQVRVVSSTQNPTETQIVLAEVLGVPMSRVVCECKRMGGGFGGKETQSVPAACFAALVAMRTGRSARVVYTKDDDMHITGKRHAYRTGYRVGFDEDGRVLAVDFDFVSDGGAFCDLSTSVLERTLLHSDNAYYLPTARLRGWIARTNTPPNTAFRGFGGPQAIIAIEAIMSDIAHALGRDPADIRRINLYGEAPRNVTPYGQIVRDHVIVETADRIRQTSNYDTRRRAAMDFNARSKTHLKGVAMTPVKFGISFTTRFLNQGNALVNVYEDGSVQVSTGGTEMGQGLNVKIRQIVADEFGIAVERVQMMTTSTEKNANTSPTAASASTDLNGTAAANACEEIKARMAQFAATLLAAPQRGLTAEPAAIRFADDHVHDERDPSQRIAFTKFCHAARRARVDLGARGFYATPGVDFNRQTGQGSPFLYYTTGAAVAEVTIDRFTGATVVDRIDVLMDIGRSINPGVDRGQIIGGFVQGMGWCTTEDLCYDARGELLSHSPTTYKIPDITDIPAVFNVDTIGNPRHVVNIRRSKAVGEPPLMLGICVWAAVKEALNAQSKNGPVALPAPATGEVVLMTLAGIRNGLCHAAGAGSVGV, translated from the coding sequence ATGCCCACTTTCGGCAAACCCATTCCGCACGACTCGGCGACCGGCCATGTGACCGGCTCCGCGCTGTTCATCGACGATTGCCCGCCGATGTCGGGCGAATTGTTCGTCGATTTCGTCGGCGCGCCGTGTGCGTCGGGTGTGATCAAACGCATCGATGTGTCGAAGGCGCTGTCGGCGCCGGGTGTGGCGGCGGTTTTGACGCACGAGGACATTCCGGGCCGCAATCTGTGGGGCCCGATCTTTCATGACGAGCCGATTCTCGTCGCCGATCGGATCAGCTATCTGCATCAGCCGGTGGCGATCATCGCCGCCGAGTCGCGCGAGGCGGCCCGAGCGGCGCGATCGCTGGTGACGATCGAGGTGGACGAGGACAAGCCGATCCTGACGATCGACGAGGCGATCGAGCGCGAGAGCTTTCTGGCGTCACCGTTGAAAATCGAGCGCGGCGATGTCGAGTCGGCGCTGGCAAGCGCCCCGCATACGCTCAGCGGCGTGTTCCGCAACAAGGGGCAGGAACAGTTCTATCTCGAATCGCAGGCGGCGATCGCCTATCCCGGCGAGGACGGGCAGGTGCGCGTCGTCAGCTCGACGCAGAATCCGACGGAGACGCAGATCGTGCTTGCGGAAGTGCTCGGCGTGCCGATGAGCCGGGTGGTGTGCGAGTGCAAACGCATGGGCGGCGGGTTCGGCGGGAAAGAGACGCAGTCAGTACCCGCGGCGTGTTTCGCGGCACTGGTCGCGATGCGGACGGGGCGATCGGCGCGCGTGGTGTACACCAAGGACGACGACATGCACATCACCGGCAAGCGCCACGCTTATCGCACCGGCTATCGCGTCGGCTTCGATGAAGACGGTCGCGTGCTGGCGGTGGATTTCGATTTCGTCTCCGACGGCGGGGCGTTCTGCGATCTGTCGACGTCGGTGCTGGAGCGGACGCTGCTGCACTCGGACAATGCGTACTACCTGCCGACCGCCCGGCTGCGCGGGTGGATCGCGCGGACGAACACGCCGCCGAATACGGCCTTCCGCGGGTTCGGGGGGCCGCAGGCGATCATCGCCATCGAAGCGATCATGAGCGACATCGCTCACGCCCTCGGCCGCGATCCGGCCGACATACGACGCATCAATCTCTACGGCGAAGCGCCGCGGAATGTCACGCCCTACGGCCAGATCGTCCGCGATCACGTCATCGTCGAGACGGCCGACCGGATTCGACAGACGAGCAACTACGACACCCGCCGCCGCGCGGCGATGGACTTTAACGCCCGCTCAAAGACGCACCTCAAGGGCGTGGCGATGACGCCCGTGAAGTTCGGCATCTCGTTCACGACGCGCTTCCTCAATCAGGGCAACGCGCTCGTCAACGTCTACGAAGACGGATCGGTACAGGTCTCGACGGGCGGGACGGAGATGGGGCAGGGGCTTAACGTCAAAATCCGCCAGATCGTCGCGGACGAATTCGGCATCGCCGTCGAGCGTGTGCAGATGATGACGACTTCGACGGAAAAGAACGCCAACACCTCGCCCACCGCCGCCAGCGCCAGCACCGACCTCAACGGCACGGCGGCGGCGAACGCTTGCGAAGAGATCAAGGCGCGCATGGCCCAGTTCGCCGCGACGTTGCTGGCCGCGCCGCAGCGGGGGCTGACCGCCGAACCGGCGGCGATCCGGTTCGCGGACGATCACGTCCATGACGAGCGCGATCCGTCGCAGCGCATCGCCTTCACGAAATTCTGTCACGCCGCACGCCGGGCGCGCGTCGATCTGGGCGCGCGCGGTTTTTACGCCACGCCCGGCGTCGACTTCAACCGGCAGACCGGGCAGGGTTCGCCCTTTCTGTATTACACCACCGGCGCTGCCGTCGCCGAGGTGACGATCGACCGCTTCACCGGCGCGACGGTCGTCGATCGCATCGACGTATTGATGGACATCGGCCGGTCGATCAATCCGGGCGTCGACCGCGGACAGATCATCGGCGGGTTCGTGCAGGGTATGGGCTGGTGCACGACGGAGGACCTGTGCTACGACGCTCGGGGCGAGCTGCTTTCGCATTCGCCGACGACGTACAAGATTCCCGATATCACCGATATTCCCGCGGTTTTCAACGTCGACACGATCGGCAATCCGCGTCATGTGGTGAATATCCGGCGATCCAAAGCCGTGGGCGAGCCGCCGCTGATGCTGGGCATCTGTGTCTGGGCGGCGGTCAAGGAAGCGCTCAACGCGCAGTCGAAAAACGGACCCGTGGCGTTGCCGGCGCCGGCGACGGGGGAAGTGGTGCTCATGACGCTTGCCGGGATCAGGAACGGATTGTGTCATGCGGCGGGCGCGGGATCGGTCGGAGTGTGA
- a CDS encoding 2Fe-2S iron-sulfur cluster binding domain-containing protein, whose protein sequence is MTRDEIHFHINGQPHRIHAGEATLTLSDYLRRRRNLVGTKIVCSEGDCGACTVLVARLDEDAEPTYRPVDACITFLFQLDHTHVLTVEGLAESGRLNVVQQAMVDGHGSQCGFCTPGFVVTMTGLCEDAHRAGQQHIEPEQLRYGLTGNLCRCTGYVQIVEAGAKIDAAGGTPLCKRYPVAPMREAFAGDEPSVRLTEGDIDVCIAASIDEAAAFIAERPGARIVSGATDVGVAVNKNRYALNHVLCLNGIAAMKRVAYDNGEIVIGAATPWSDVLTFCREGLPEFAEVLDVFGAPQIRNAGTIGGNIINASPIADALPLLFVTEAQLTLVSTAGRRVVAINDFYVGYKKFDLRPGELLVEVRLTRPKPNQRLRLYKVSKRRDLDISTFTAAILLTMNGPIITDAALAYGGVAPVVLRLPKTEAALRGQALSESLMLEAGAIAQREIKPISDVRGSADYRLELARTILLKAYHDIAPADASATPA, encoded by the coding sequence ATGACGCGCGACGAGATTCACTTTCACATCAACGGCCAACCGCATCGCATTCACGCAGGCGAAGCGACACTCACACTCTCCGACTACCTCCGTCGTCGCCGCAACCTCGTCGGCACGAAAATCGTCTGCAGCGAAGGCGACTGCGGTGCGTGCACCGTGCTGGTCGCGCGACTCGACGAGGACGCCGAGCCGACCTACCGCCCGGTCGATGCGTGCATCACCTTCCTCTTCCAGCTTGACCACACGCACGTCCTCACCGTCGAAGGCCTCGCCGAATCCGGACGGCTCAATGTCGTGCAGCAGGCGATGGTTGATGGCCACGGCTCTCAGTGCGGATTCTGCACGCCGGGCTTCGTCGTCACGATGACCGGCCTGTGCGAAGATGCTCATCGCGCCGGTCAGCAGCACATCGAACCCGAGCAGCTCCGCTACGGCCTGACCGGCAATCTCTGCCGCTGCACAGGGTACGTGCAGATTGTCGAAGCCGGCGCGAAGATCGATGCGGCGGGCGGCACGCCGTTGTGCAAACGCTACCCCGTCGCGCCGATGCGCGAAGCGTTCGCGGGTGATGAACCGAGCGTGCGGCTCACCGAGGGCGACATCGACGTGTGCATCGCCGCATCGATCGACGAGGCCGCCGCGTTCATCGCCGAGCGGCCGGGCGCGCGGATCGTCAGCGGGGCGACGGACGTCGGCGTGGCGGTCAACAAGAACCGATACGCGCTCAATCATGTGCTGTGCCTCAACGGCATCGCGGCGATGAAGCGCGTGGCGTATGACAATGGCGAAATCGTCATCGGCGCGGCGACGCCCTGGAGTGATGTGCTGACCTTCTGCCGCGAAGGATTGCCTGAATTTGCCGAGGTGCTCGATGTGTTCGGCGCCCCGCAGATTCGCAACGCCGGCACCATCGGCGGTAACATCATCAATGCCTCGCCCATTGCCGATGCCCTGCCGCTCTTGTTCGTCACCGAGGCGCAGCTCACGCTTGTCAGCACGGCGGGCCGGCGCGTCGTGGCGATCAATGACTTTTACGTCGGTTACAAGAAGTTCGACCTGCGCCCGGGCGAGCTGCTCGTTGAAGTCCGCCTGACGCGCCCCAAACCGAATCAGCGCCTGCGACTCTACAAGGTGTCCAAGCGCCGCGACCTGGACATCTCGACGTTCACGGCTGCGATCCTTCTGACGATGAACGGGCCGATTATCACGGATGCGGCGCTGGCCTACGGCGGCGTCGCGCCGGTGGTGCTGCGCCTGCCGAAAACCGAGGCGGCGCTGCGCGGGCAGGCACTGAGCGAATCGCTGATGCTCGAAGCCGGGGCCATCGCGCAGCGGGAGATCAAGCCGATCAGCGATGTGCGCGGGTCGGCGGACTACCGGCTTGAGCTGGCGCGCACGATTCTACTCAAGGCGTATCACGACATCGCACCGGCCGACGCATCGGCGACGCCGGCGTAA
- a CDS encoding allantoate amidohydrolase encodes MCAKTLSSHPNAFPADASVGVTALGLCDDLAGCSDDADRLTRVFLGEGMKAAHHLLAQWSDERGLSCRIDAAGNFIARRPAASDNAPVLLIGSHLDTVPNAGRYDGALGIVIGFAAVEQLGDIPLPFHVDVVAFSEEEGVRYRLSYIGSSALAGTFDPAWLDRVDDAGVAMHEAIASYGLNPGAIADAVYDRARLIGYIEAHIEQGPVLESLGQPVGIVSAIAGQSRLRLSFHGRAAHAGTTPMADRADALVAASRFIAAASDMSQSDPDLRVTIGRIDNLPNATNVIPETTTISLDVRHPLDAAREAAMTRLIDEARRLASAARVTFTIDESRSQAAVKMDDRLRACLAAAAKSAGCEAPVLPSGAGHDAVPMAALGPVSMLFVRHPGGVSHHPSERVEAGDVAVAIDVIVRCIGRIAEEHTRKPQP; translated from the coding sequence ATGTGCGCCAAAACATTGTCGTCGCACCCAAATGCTTTTCCCGCCGACGCCTCGGTCGGCGTGACGGCCCTCGGGCTTTGCGATGATCTGGCCGGCTGCTCCGACGACGCCGATCGATTGACGCGTGTTTTTCTGGGCGAAGGCATGAAAGCGGCGCACCATCTGCTCGCCCAATGGTCCGACGAACGGGGCCTTTCATGCCGCATCGACGCGGCGGGGAATTTCATCGCCCGACGCCCCGCCGCCTCGGATAACGCGCCCGTGCTGCTCATCGGATCGCACCTCGATACGGTCCCCAACGCCGGCCGATATGACGGGGCGCTGGGCATCGTCATCGGCTTCGCCGCCGTCGAACAACTCGGCGACATCCCCCTGCCGTTTCACGTCGACGTCGTCGCCTTCAGTGAAGAAGAAGGCGTGCGCTATCGCCTGAGCTACATCGGCTCCAGCGCCCTCGCGGGCACGTTCGACCCCGCCTGGCTCGACCGCGTCGATGACGCCGGGGTCGCCATGCATGAGGCGATCGCAAGCTACGGCCTCAACCCCGGCGCGATCGCCGACGCCGTCTATGATCGCGCCCGCCTGATCGGATACATCGAAGCGCACATCGAACAGGGCCCCGTGCTCGAATCGCTCGGGCAGCCGGTCGGCATCGTCAGCGCCATCGCCGGCCAGTCGCGTCTGCGGCTCTCGTTCCACGGCCGGGCCGCGCACGCCGGGACCACGCCGATGGCCGACCGCGCCGATGCGCTCGTCGCCGCGAGCCGGTTCATCGCCGCCGCGTCGGACATGAGCCAGTCCGACCCCGACCTGCGCGTTACGATCGGCCGCATCGACAATCTGCCCAACGCGACGAATGTCATTCCCGAAACAACGACCATCTCGCTGGACGTGCGTCATCCGCTCGACGCGGCGCGCGAAGCGGCGATGACCCGCCTGATCGATGAGGCGAGGCGGCTCGCAAGCGCCGCGCGCGTGACGTTCACCATCGATGAATCCCGCTCGCAGGCGGCGGTGAAGATGGACGATCGACTCCGCGCGTGTCTTGCCGCTGCGGCCAAGTCGGCGGGGTGCGAAGCGCCGGTTTTGCCCAGCGGGGCGGGACACGATGCGGTGCCGATGGCGGCGCTGGGGCCGGTGAGCATGCTGTTCGTGCGCCATCCCGGCGGGGTGAGCCATCATCCCTCGGAGCGCGTCGAGGCGGGCGATGTCGCGGTCGCGATCGATGTGATCGTGCGATGCATCGGGCGGATTGCCGAAGAACACACGAGGAAGCCACAACCATGA
- a CDS encoding (S)-ureidoglycine aminohydrolase has protein sequence MTLPLGQTRSRVARDHAMIGPDSHVIAALPGWRQTQGVVLISPAMGAGFTQYIAMMGPGSVSAPPQPGVERFVFVRDGAATLALDGKKHALDAQGYAYLPPDAPHEITTDNVASLILFEYRYQAREGVAPPKALVGRAADRKAQPFMGDPDAMLANLLPDEPGYDLAVNLFTFNPGAALPLVEVHVFEHGLYMTRGRGVYRLGDEWFPVEAGDSIWMGPYCPQWFCAIGKAPAQYLYSKNVNRDAMS, from the coding sequence ATGACGTTACCATTGGGTCAGACGCGCAGCCGCGTCGCGCGCGATCATGCGATGATCGGGCCGGATTCGCATGTCATCGCGGCGCTGCCGGGTTGGAGGCAGACGCAGGGCGTCGTGCTGATTTCGCCGGCGATGGGCGCGGGGTTCACGCAGTACATCGCCATGATGGGCCCCGGCTCCGTGTCGGCCCCGCCGCAGCCGGGCGTCGAGCGCTTCGTGTTCGTGCGCGATGGGGCCGCGACGCTCGCGCTCGATGGGAAGAAGCATGCGCTCGATGCACAGGGCTATGCGTACCTGCCGCCGGACGCGCCGCATGAGATCACCACGGACAACGTCGCTTCGCTGATCCTCTTCGAGTACCGGTACCAAGCGCGCGAAGGCGTCGCGCCGCCGAAGGCGTTGGTCGGGCGGGCGGCCGATCGCAAGGCACAACCGTTCATGGGCGATCCGGATGCGATGCTGGCGAATCTGTTGCCGGACGAGCCGGGGTATGACCTGGCGGTGAATCTGTTCACGTTCAACCCCGGCGCGGCGCTGCCGCTCGTCGAGGTGCATGTGTTCGAGCATGGGCTGTACATGACGCGCGGGCGCGGCGTGTATCGGCTCGGCGACGAATGGTTCCCCGTCGAGGCGGGCGATTCGATCTGGATGGGGCCCTACTGTCCGCAATGGTTCTGTGCGATCGGCAAGGCGCCGGCGCAGTACCTATATTCCAAGAACGTCAACCGGGACGCCATGTCGTGA
- a CDS encoding hydantoinase/carbamoylase family amidase codes for MVLCDRQGAGAVPIFQERQPGRHVVKPHVNIERLLGELNALAKISSYPAPAVTRIVFSEEDRRGRAMLRALYEAAGLSVHVDPIGNTFARWTGTEPSLPGIGSGSHTDAIPNAGMYDGTVGVLGALEAIRALQAAGFKPRRSIDVIMFTSEEPTRFAMGCTGSRTMSGVLSPAQLSALTDSEGHHYDQVRTAAGFRGDMSKVRLSADHYHAFVELHIEQGPRLEAANLDIGIVTAIAAPATLDVVVDGEGGHAGGVMMRDRHDAFCAAAEIVLMLERLANAASPDTVGTCGQIRVEPAAVNSIPFRAAMTFDIRDIDGERRDRLIEDLVAGSYVLASRRGVKVRFTTRNADPPAACADFVIDAVQAACEGAGASSMKLVSRAYHDSLFMARLCPIGMIFIPCRGGVSHRPDEYASPEHIARGVEVLARTLATLAG; via the coding sequence ATGGTTCTGTGCGATCGGCAAGGCGCCGGCGCAGTACCTATATTCCAAGAACGTCAACCGGGACGCCATGTCGTGAAGCCACATGTGAACATCGAGCGGCTGCTGGGGGAACTGAACGCGCTGGCGAAGATCAGCAGCTATCCCGCGCCGGCGGTGACGCGCATCGTGTTCAGCGAGGAGGACCGCCGGGGTCGCGCCATGCTTCGCGCGCTTTACGAGGCGGCGGGACTGTCCGTGCATGTCGATCCGATCGGCAACACGTTCGCCCGCTGGACCGGCACGGAGCCGTCGCTTCCGGGAATCGGCAGCGGGTCGCACACGGATGCGATTCCCAATGCGGGGATGTACGACGGAACGGTCGGCGTGCTGGGGGCGCTGGAGGCGATCCGCGCTCTTCAGGCCGCCGGGTTCAAACCGCGCCGCTCGATCGACGTGATCATGTTCACCAGCGAGGAGCCGACGCGCTTCGCCATGGGCTGCACCGGCTCGCGGACGATGAGCGGCGTACTCTCGCCGGCGCAGCTTTCGGCCCTGACCGATTCGGAGGGTCATCACTACGATCAGGTCCGCACCGCCGCGGGGTTCCGCGGCGACATGTCGAAGGTGCGGCTGTCCGCCGATCATTACCACGCTTTCGTCGAGCTTCACATCGAACAAGGCCCGCGCCTCGAAGCGGCGAACCTCGACATCGGGATCGTCACCGCCATCGCCGCGCCGGCCACGCTCGATGTCGTCGTCGACGGCGAAGGCGGGCATGCGGGGGGCGTGATGATGCGCGATCGCCATGATGCATTCTGCGCCGCGGCGGAGATCGTCTTGATGCTCGAGCGGCTCGCCAATGCGGCGAGCCCCGACACCGTCGGCACCTGCGGGCAGATTCGCGTCGAGCCCGCCGCCGTGAACTCGATCCCGTTCCGCGCCGCCATGACTTTCGACATCCGCGACATCGACGGCGAGCGGCGCGACCGGCTCATCGAAGACCTCGTCGCCGGGTCCTACGTGCTCGCCTCCCGCCGGGGCGTCAAAGTCCGTTTCACCACACGCAACGCCGACCCCCCCGCCGCCTGCGCGGACTTCGTCATCGACGCCGTGCAAGCCGCCTGCGAAGGGGCGGGCGCATCGAGCATGAAGCTCGTGAGCCGGGCGTATCACGATTCGCTGTTCATGGCCCGCCTGTGCCCGATCGGCATGATCTTCATCCCCTGCCGCGGCGGCGTGTCGCACCGGCCTGATGAATACGCGAGCCCCGAACACATCGCGCGCGGCGTCGAAGTCCTGGCGCGCACGCTCGCCACGCTGGCGGGGTGA